A genome region from Paenibacillus pabuli includes the following:
- a CDS encoding glycoside hydrolase family 43 protein has product MSTTQSGQKKMAPVWVADQGDGTYRNPILHADYSDPDVIRVGEDFYMTASSFSHIPGLPILHSKDLVNWKLVQYAIQRLDLAGYDVPLHGKGVWAPSIRYHDGKYWIFFSTPDEGIFMTTADHPESEWSPLHLVHEVKGWIDPCPFWDDDGQAYLVHAFAHSRAGIKSKIKVCRMAPDGSRLLDEGQIVFDGTAHHPTIEGPKFYKRDGYYYIFAPAGGVKPGWQTVLRSKQVFGPYEDRIVMHQGVSNVNGPHQGGYVELESGESWFIHFQDRDAYGRIVHLQPMKWNEDGWPVIGVDREGNGTGEPVDVYTKPDVGAAYPITVPDVSDDFQNERLGVQWQWQANSRSEWADIVPDKGLVLHMHPYPKDIQSLFGVPQLLMQKLPASAFEATTKLNFLPKQEGDRAGLIVFGDDYACLSLSQTDAGAVRLSLLRGAKQPDNHLHADEWEETGLDWSEYGSPETGWTIHLRLALEEPARCQFSWSKDGEDFQPMGAPFTATTALWVGAKMGVFAVNTLSANRGGQGVFRYFEVKETV; this is encoded by the coding sequence ATGAGTACAACTCAATCAGGACAGAAAAAAATGGCTCCCGTCTGGGTCGCGGATCAGGGGGACGGGACATATCGTAACCCCATATTGCATGCCGATTACTCAGATCCTGACGTCATTCGTGTCGGCGAAGATTTTTATATGACCGCTTCGAGTTTCTCGCATATCCCCGGACTGCCCATTCTGCATTCGAAGGATCTGGTGAACTGGAAACTGGTGCAGTACGCCATTCAGCGGCTGGATCTGGCAGGGTATGATGTACCGCTTCATGGCAAGGGGGTATGGGCACCAAGCATCCGGTATCATGACGGGAAGTACTGGATTTTCTTCAGCACGCCGGATGAAGGCATCTTCATGACAACAGCAGATCATCCCGAAAGTGAATGGTCGCCACTTCATCTGGTCCATGAGGTGAAGGGCTGGATTGACCCTTGCCCGTTCTGGGATGATGATGGTCAAGCCTATTTGGTTCATGCCTTTGCCCATAGCCGCGCTGGCATAAAAAGCAAGATTAAGGTGTGCCGCATGGCTCCGGATGGAAGCAGGCTCCTGGATGAAGGGCAGATTGTTTTTGACGGCACAGCCCATCATCCTACGATTGAGGGGCCTAAGTTCTATAAGCGGGACGGGTACTACTACATTTTCGCCCCCGCCGGAGGGGTGAAGCCGGGATGGCAGACCGTTTTGCGTTCCAAGCAGGTATTTGGCCCTTATGAGGACCGGATCGTTATGCATCAGGGAGTTTCCAACGTTAATGGTCCTCACCAGGGGGGATACGTGGAACTGGAATCAGGAGAGTCATGGTTCATTCATTTTCAGGATCGGGATGCTTACGGGCGAATTGTTCATCTCCAGCCGATGAAATGGAACGAAGACGGATGGCCTGTCATTGGCGTAGACCGTGAAGGAAATGGGACAGGTGAGCCCGTGGATGTGTACACGAAACCGGATGTGGGCGCTGCCTACCCGATCACCGTGCCTGATGTTTCGGATGATTTCCAAAATGAGCGTCTAGGAGTTCAATGGCAATGGCAGGCCAACTCCCGTTCCGAATGGGCAGATATTGTTCCGGACAAGGGACTTGTGTTACATATGCATCCTTACCCGAAAGACATCCAATCCTTGTTCGGCGTACCGCAGCTGCTTATGCAGAAACTACCTGCCTCCGCCTTTGAAGCAACAACCAAGCTGAACTTCTTGCCTAAACAGGAGGGTGACCGAGCGGGGCTCATTGTGTTTGGTGATGACTATGCTTGCCTGAGTCTGTCTCAGACTGACGCTGGAGCAGTCAGGTTGTCCCTGCTCCGCGGAGCCAAACAGCCAGACAATCATTTGCATGCGGATGAATGGGAAGAAACCGGACTGGATTGGAGCGAGTATGGTTCACCGGAAACCGGTTGGACCATTCATTTACGCTTAGCACTGGAGGAGCCTGCCCGCTGCCAGTTTAGCTGGAGTAAAGACGGAGAGGACTTCCAGCCCATGGGGGCACCGTTTACAGCGACAACCGCACTCTGGGTTGGTGCGAAGATGGGGGTGTTTGCTGTAAACACTCTATCTGCGAATCGTGGAGGCCAAGGCGTTTTTCGATATTTTGAGGTGAAAGAAACGGTCTAA
- a CDS encoding class I SAM-dependent methyltransferase — MTEWYEESFGEDYLLVYKHRDVQGAYEEVHKMINWLKLEPQARVLDLCCGMGRHSLALADAGFRVTGIDLSDVLLREARQMDTENRVEWVHADMRNLPLEGGFDAVVNLFTSFGYFREDGEQLKVLRVIRHMLKPGGSYIIDFMNTAYVTRHLVPHSKRETEGQRIEEFRQIKDGFVQKEIHITDSGSSDKPRIHKERVKLYTREQLSELLQEAGLVVDQVHGGYDEEEYEEQASPRMIFVGHRPVE; from the coding sequence ATGACGGAATGGTATGAAGAGAGTTTTGGAGAAGACTACCTTCTCGTATACAAGCACAGGGATGTGCAGGGTGCATATGAAGAAGTACATAAAATGATCAATTGGTTAAAACTTGAGCCACAGGCACGGGTTTTGGATCTATGCTGCGGTATGGGACGGCATTCCTTGGCTCTGGCAGACGCAGGCTTCCGGGTAACCGGGATTGACCTGTCCGATGTGCTTTTGCGTGAAGCACGTCAGATGGACACCGAGAATCGAGTGGAATGGGTTCATGCCGACATGCGTAATCTGCCGCTCGAAGGTGGATTTGACGCAGTAGTCAACCTGTTTACATCGTTTGGTTATTTTCGTGAGGACGGTGAACAGCTCAAGGTGCTGCGTGTCATCCGTCACATGCTGAAGCCTGGCGGCAGCTACATTATTGATTTTATGAACACGGCTTACGTAACCCGTCATTTGGTTCCGCATTCCAAACGAGAGACGGAAGGTCAGCGTATTGAAGAGTTTCGCCAGATCAAGGACGGATTTGTGCAGAAGGAAATTCACATTACCGACTCCGGTTCCAGTGATAAACCCCGGATTCATAAGGAGCGTGTCAAGCTGTACACCCGTGAACAACTGAGTGAGCTGCTGCAGGAGGCGGGGCTTGTGGTGGATCAGGTTCATGGAGGCTATGATGAAGAGGAATATGAAGAGCAGGCTTCCCCGCGCATGATTTTTGTTGGTCATCGGCCTGTAGAGTGA
- a CDS encoding MBL fold metallo-hydrolase: MKRTEAITMPEGMHRLQITMSFPLRWVNSYVLYEPDGRITVIDPGPRNPGTEQEWQEALTGLGLSFQDIGQIVLTHHHPDHLGLSGWMQQKSGVPVRMSARSRQEAEYMWGPSATINAVLPEFYRQHGMPEDKTIQIREHMKGFVSQITPLPEVTFIEDGEELFMGGKRWVAVETGGHAPGHLSFYAPESREMLCGDAVLPQISPNISLQPESDAQPLLSYLQGLHRLGSLDVEKAYPGHRNPFSHFTDRTTHLLAHHEERLQKMAEHIAQRPSNGYDVCVSLFGDRLGTHQLRFAMSETLAHLQELIRRGLIVQEQETDGSFFFKKYN; encoded by the coding sequence ATGAAACGTACGGAAGCGATCACCATGCCGGAGGGCATGCATCGGCTCCAGATCACGATGTCTTTCCCGCTGCGCTGGGTAAACAGTTATGTGCTCTATGAACCGGATGGAAGAATAACCGTGATTGATCCAGGCCCGCGCAACCCGGGAACGGAGCAGGAATGGCAGGAAGCTCTAACCGGTCTGGGATTGTCTTTTCAGGACATTGGCCAAATTGTGTTGACCCACCATCATCCCGATCATCTCGGCTTATCAGGCTGGATGCAGCAGAAGTCGGGTGTACCTGTACGAATGTCTGCCAGGTCGCGTCAGGAGGCAGAATACATGTGGGGCCCGAGTGCAACCATTAATGCTGTACTGCCTGAATTTTATCGTCAACATGGAATGCCGGAGGACAAGACCATACAGATCCGTGAGCATATGAAGGGATTTGTCTCTCAGATCACTCCTTTGCCGGAAGTAACGTTCATTGAGGATGGGGAAGAACTGTTTATGGGCGGCAAAAGGTGGGTAGCCGTCGAGACAGGTGGACATGCCCCAGGGCATCTATCCTTTTATGCACCAGAATCCAGAGAGATGTTGTGCGGCGATGCCGTACTGCCACAGATTTCACCCAATATCAGCTTGCAGCCGGAAAGTGATGCCCAGCCATTGTTATCTTATCTTCAGGGGCTGCATCGTCTAGGGAGTTTGGATGTCGAGAAGGCATATCCGGGGCATCGAAATCCGTTCAGCCATTTTACGGACCGAACCACTCATCTGCTGGCTCACCATGAGGAGCGGCTTCAGAAGATGGCTGAGCATATTGCTCAGCGCCCATCGAACGGGTATGACGTTTGTGTTTCCTTGTTCGGTGATCGATTGGGCACACATCAGCTGCGCTTTGCCATGAGCGAAACGCTCGCTCATCTTCAGGAGTTGATCCGGCGGGGGCTTATTGTGCAGGAACAGGAAACAGATGGATCATTTTTTTTCAAAAAGTATAACTGA
- a CDS encoding glycosyl hydrolase — MWNGEAFANPAAQYRIHPFWFWNGDMEEEQIKRQVNEMSAQGVGGFFICPRQGLQIPYLSDAWFDKVRIAVEAAETCGMQVWLYDEYPYPSGMAGGEVTLDFPEAKQRKLVHHQMHVQGGETVNHELPWGRILVAKAIPRDAEGNRLWDESIELRHHIGNIQTDQVYQETGLTSYNRKRFFTYRTAFRLVWDVPAGDWDVLLFQEEEIGDFKYYGNFVDPCHREAMSRFIELTHDRYAAAVGTHFDSVIKGMFSDEIAPLGRIPWSPQLPAYFRERCGYSLIDSLPALLYGDVPDSARIRYDYYQSLHLLLRESYHQQVHDWCEAAGIQYAAEVPGVRMTTQLFSHMPGGDSAHEKIGRPLSWILERYGKRMRDNPKMVSSLARQLGRTRNLIECFHSVGWSMTLQDAKWMIDRMAAMGTNFYNFHAFFYTIGGLTKHDAPPSQFLQNPYWPHFRQLGDYTGRISYLMSTGTADIRIAVLDPTTTFWSLMGNPLHGFEYSGEDEAERARLERLTNDWMRIGVHLLENRRDYDHLDPELLAEAELAGGTIQIGVARYEVLILPPMLNLEADAWKQVRRFAEQGGTVISIGLPPYIAIQEGSPVGNEAANFFGAGEKPEEEYWGHAVETRHGSNELMWQQGEGEAYFLPVGTGRGDDSTLELISLLLDQVLPEPICWIMEEESASLLMQTRQLSDGEFMVFLSNQEKRELEGQLKVVAKRLWIGVDLSTNTRLLAERLNLETGEREVLPLTSSGGEWCISLRFAGYEAHAVRLTLQMVEASESISDAMGKPGVTAPLTPAAADKPSEPIILPVEGPWRLETIQPNTLRIGQFRLTATNDNGVILENKHAGVKPFIDQAAELSEQQHLPVQFNQVFGTPKKASIAYPIQCQYTTAFELGTALQECRIFMDRAAIAGAWIMEINGKTIGPDQFEPIEITDYTNIGCDITEWLRTGLNEITITVQVTKDEEGILDPLYLQGRFGVAFHHEGMVSLVREPDTAIRITPEPQPLYPHYAGDMSYKRSFWLDPPSADANSFELEFSDWLVQDVAEVLVNGHSLGVRCWSPYRWSGETSWLRSGDNEIEVRITNTLIGLLEGTYFDSDSHSLHETGNWIG, encoded by the coding sequence ATGTGGAACGGGGAGGCATTTGCGAATCCCGCCGCGCAGTACCGGATTCATCCCTTCTGGTTTTGGAATGGGGATATGGAGGAAGAGCAGATCAAACGGCAAGTGAATGAAATGTCAGCACAGGGTGTGGGCGGCTTTTTCATCTGTCCGCGTCAGGGGCTGCAGATTCCCTATCTGTCTGACGCTTGGTTTGACAAGGTCCGGATTGCGGTGGAAGCTGCCGAGACCTGTGGCATGCAAGTATGGCTGTATGACGAATACCCATATCCTAGCGGTATGGCAGGCGGCGAGGTCACTCTTGATTTCCCTGAAGCCAAGCAGCGTAAGCTCGTGCACCACCAGATGCATGTGCAGGGCGGAGAGACTGTCAATCACGAGCTGCCGTGGGGACGAATTTTGGTCGCCAAAGCCATTCCGAGAGACGCAGAGGGTAACCGGTTATGGGATGAGTCTATCGAATTGCGGCATCACATCGGTAATATCCAGACCGATCAGGTATATCAGGAGACAGGCCTGACGTCGTATAATCGCAAGCGATTTTTTACATATCGGACGGCTTTCCGCCTGGTGTGGGATGTACCAGCAGGAGATTGGGACGTCCTATTGTTCCAGGAAGAGGAGATTGGCGATTTCAAATATTACGGCAATTTCGTGGACCCGTGCCACCGGGAAGCGATGAGCCGTTTTATTGAACTGACACATGACCGATATGCGGCAGCTGTTGGAACTCATTTTGACAGCGTTATCAAAGGCATGTTTTCCGATGAAATTGCCCCGCTCGGACGTATTCCCTGGTCTCCTCAGCTGCCTGCATATTTTCGCGAACGCTGCGGATATAGTCTTATTGATTCGCTTCCTGCCCTGTTATATGGCGATGTTCCGGACTCGGCCCGTATCCGGTATGACTATTATCAATCGCTGCATCTGCTTCTCAGGGAGTCATATCACCAACAGGTTCATGACTGGTGCGAGGCTGCTGGGATCCAGTATGCAGCAGAAGTTCCTGGCGTACGGATGACGACTCAGTTATTCAGTCATATGCCTGGCGGAGACTCCGCGCATGAGAAGATCGGGCGACCCTTATCCTGGATTTTGGAACGGTATGGCAAAAGAATGCGTGACAATCCGAAGATGGTCAGCTCACTGGCCAGACAGCTGGGACGCACCCGCAATCTGATCGAGTGTTTTCATAGTGTGGGCTGGTCGATGACGCTGCAGGATGCCAAATGGATGATTGACCGGATGGCGGCCATGGGCACGAACTTTTATAATTTTCATGCATTTTTCTATACGATTGGCGGGTTAACGAAGCATGATGCCCCACCATCCCAGTTTCTGCAGAATCCATACTGGCCACATTTCCGTCAGCTTGGAGATTATACGGGACGTATAAGTTATCTGATGAGCACGGGGACAGCCGATATCCGGATTGCCGTTCTTGATCCGACGACGACTTTCTGGAGCCTGATGGGCAATCCGCTGCATGGGTTTGAATACAGCGGTGAGGATGAAGCAGAACGGGCGAGACTGGAGCGGCTTACGAATGATTGGATGCGAATCGGTGTGCATTTACTGGAGAACAGACGTGACTATGATCATCTGGACCCTGAGCTGCTGGCTGAAGCGGAACTTGCGGGTGGAACCATTCAGATTGGTGTTGCCAGGTACGAAGTACTCATCCTTCCACCAATGCTGAATCTGGAGGCTGATGCCTGGAAGCAGGTTAGGCGGTTTGCTGAACAAGGAGGGACCGTCATATCGATCGGGCTTCCTCCATACATCGCAATCCAGGAAGGAAGTCCAGTAGGCAATGAAGCAGCAAACTTCTTCGGTGCAGGGGAAAAACCAGAGGAAGAGTACTGGGGCCATGCCGTGGAAACAAGACACGGCAGCAATGAGTTAATGTGGCAGCAAGGGGAGGGAGAAGCCTACTTCCTTCCGGTTGGTACAGGTCGCGGGGATGATTCAACTCTTGAACTGATCTCACTGCTGCTGGATCAGGTGCTGCCCGAGCCCATCTGCTGGATCATGGAAGAAGAGAGCGCTTCCTTGCTGATGCAGACTCGTCAATTGTCGGATGGAGAGTTTATGGTGTTCCTATCCAACCAGGAGAAACGCGAATTGGAGGGACAATTAAAAGTCGTTGCCAAGCGGTTATGGATCGGTGTGGATCTCTCAACAAATACACGTCTGCTGGCAGAGCGGCTTAATCTGGAGACAGGAGAGCGGGAAGTTTTGCCGCTGACCAGCAGTGGTGGGGAATGGTGTATTTCACTCAGGTTTGCCGGGTATGAAGCCCATGCTGTACGGCTTACTTTACAGATGGTAGAGGCTTCTGAAAGCATTTCCGATGCCATGGGTAAGCCGGGAGTAACCGCACCATTGACGCCGGCTGCTGCGGATAAGCCATCTGAACCCATTATTTTACCTGTGGAAGGGCCGTGGCGACTGGAAACCATTCAGCCCAACACCCTCCGGATTGGACAGTTCCGTCTTACAGCAACGAATGATAATGGTGTGATTTTGGAAAACAAGCATGCGGGTGTTAAGCCTTTTATCGATCAAGCGGCTGAATTGTCGGAGCAGCAACACTTGCCTGTTCAGTTTAATCAGGTATTTGGCACGCCGAAGAAAGCGTCTATTGCCTATCCGATTCAATGCCAATACACTACTGCTTTTGAGCTGGGAACGGCTTTGCAGGAGTGCAGAATATTTATGGATCGGGCAGCCATTGCAGGGGCGTGGATCATGGAGATCAACGGCAAAACGATTGGGCCAGATCAATTCGAGCCCATTGAGATCACGGATTATACCAACATTGGCTGCGATATCACAGAGTGGCTCCGCACAGGCTTGAACGAAATAACGATTACGGTACAGGTCACGAAGGATGAGGAAGGAATCCTCGATCCGCTGTATTTGCAGGGACGGTTTGGCGTTGCGTTTCATCACGAAGGGATGGTCTCCTTGGTTCGTGAGCCAGATACGGCCATTCGGATCACACCTGAGCCTCAGCCGCTGTACCCGCATTACGCAGGAGACATGAGTTATAAACGCAGCTTCTGGCTGGATCCGCCTAGCGCGGATGCCAATTCCTTTGAACTCGAATTCAGCGATTGGCTGGTGCAGGATGTGGCCGAGGTTTTGGTCAACGGTCATAGCCTTGGGGTGCGATGCTGGTCTCCGTATCGCTGGAGTGGAGAAACGTCCTGGCTCCGTTCAGGTGACAACGAGATTGAAGTGCGCATCACCAATACGTTAATCGGTCTGCTGGAAGGCACCTATTTTGATTCGGATAGCCATAGCTTGCATGAGACCGGTAATTGGATCGGTTGA
- a CDS encoding DUF72 domain-containing protein, with the protein MIHIGLTGWGDHDDLYPDRTKAKDKLCLYGQYFSTVEVDSSFYAVQPRDRMARWAAETPDDFSFIVKAYQGMTGHLRGKPYFTSITDMYKAFRESLEPVMEAGKMRAALFQYPPWFDCNRDNVNELREVRLRMEGIPCVLEFRHRSWYEDGMRERTLAFLREQGWIHSVCDEPQAGSGSIPIVPQATDSEMTLVRLHGRNVSGWHQNGAPNWRETRYLYRYNKEELMEWKGYLEQLHEQSKDVYVIFNNNSGGDAAANAQMMMELLEMPVRPFPDRTTDEDEDGPEQLELF; encoded by the coding sequence ATGATTCACATTGGACTCACGGGATGGGGAGATCACGATGATCTGTATCCCGATCGTACCAAAGCCAAGGACAAGCTGTGTTTATATGGACAGTACTTCTCAACCGTAGAGGTCGACAGTTCCTTCTATGCCGTTCAGCCCCGGGACCGGATGGCACGTTGGGCAGCTGAAACGCCGGATGACTTTTCGTTTATCGTCAAAGCGTATCAGGGGATGACTGGGCATCTTCGGGGCAAACCCTATTTCACCAGCATCACAGACATGTACAAGGCTTTTCGGGAGTCACTGGAGCCGGTGATGGAAGCCGGTAAAATGCGAGCTGCCCTGTTTCAATATCCACCATGGTTTGACTGCAATCGTGATAATGTCAACGAGCTGCGTGAGGTGAGACTGCGTATGGAAGGTATTCCGTGTGTGCTTGAATTTCGCCATCGCAGCTGGTACGAGGATGGTATGCGAGAGCGGACGCTTGCCTTTCTGCGGGAACAAGGCTGGATTCACAGTGTCTGTGACGAGCCGCAGGCAGGCTCAGGCTCCATTCCGATTGTGCCGCAGGCGACGGATTCGGAGATGACGCTCGTACGGCTGCACGGACGCAATGTGTCAGGCTGGCACCAGAACGGTGCACCCAATTGGCGGGAGACTCGGTACTTGTATCGATACAACAAGGAAGAATTGATGGAATGGAAAGGTTATCTGGAACAGCTGCACGAGCAAAGTAAGGATGTCTATGTGATTTTCAATAACAACTCGGGTGGCGACGCTGCAGCCAATGCGCAGATGATGATGGAGCTGCTGGAGATGCCTGTCCGGCCATTCCCCGATCGAACAACAGACGAGGATGAGGATGGGCCTGAGCAGCTGGAGCTATTTTAA
- a CDS encoding glycoside hydrolase family 88/105 protein: MIIRYFHENEAIAGKVHHSIPDILTTVAQRYIGDHPKHSFLFRAYHRGGFRRHGDYRYDLNLDDKWPEARAGQYVYVWGKLWSQQEATLNTGLNCYSPVTIYVNGEEAFKSELLQELFPERRTQIPISVKVGWNDVLLCFVKTEVGFGSIYGTASFKNFPLHFLTPGVDRQGQEGWLYSEPLDEPVTSIPRDGMTEEETGLFWYPRREWTEEEREAGSFARIFGTEQPAVAYAWTKLDVTLPGSSPVVLQGQHEGALQLYVDDKEVYSADRSGHYRVELPRRYGLSDLVARGETQAGEKGWGFTLDSAEISGSDGWRLSSPHPVAGSPDVWLYTGRFAPGSEPIPTDIVVTDTVFDDGSKGVYWHVDQPDTSVRPYLENTHYGKWNYPLGVTLLGLLRIGQELNRDDIIQYVRDHIELSTSFDRYGLWDRETYGAAGINNQLSAIDSLDDCGSFGSTLLATMELGDIRGGRDTADRIARYITDEQERLEDGAFYRVRGSGEMRHETMWCDDLYMSTPFLMRYGQLTGNTAYWDDAVNQFLLFRQYLYIPEQQIMSHVYDFVRGRATGIPWGRGNGWVLLSLTELLSILPQDHARRSELLGFYRDLCQGYLALQGENGLWHQVLNRSDSYEETSCTSMFIYAYARGIREGWLEEPAPYLEAVRKGWEGMTRLSIDHKGNVYGVCRGSGYSFTALYYRDDLGWILNDTHGIGIVLLAGIEAHKMNQQLSQMNVTEEEDTMQKA; the protein is encoded by the coding sequence TTGATCATTCGTTATTTTCATGAAAACGAGGCGATTGCAGGCAAGGTGCATCATTCAATTCCGGATATTTTGACGACGGTGGCCCAGCGTTATATCGGTGATCATCCCAAACATTCGTTTCTGTTTAGAGCCTACCACCGGGGAGGGTTCCGCAGACATGGGGATTACCGTTATGATCTGAACCTGGACGACAAGTGGCCAGAAGCGCGTGCAGGACAGTACGTATACGTATGGGGCAAGTTATGGAGCCAGCAGGAGGCTACGCTGAACACAGGCCTGAACTGCTACAGTCCGGTAACGATCTATGTCAACGGGGAAGAGGCCTTCAAATCCGAACTGCTGCAGGAGTTATTTCCCGAGCGAAGAACCCAGATTCCGATCTCCGTAAAGGTTGGCTGGAATGACGTCTTGCTTTGTTTTGTCAAAACAGAGGTCGGGTTCGGCAGCATTTATGGTACCGCTTCCTTCAAGAATTTCCCACTTCATTTCCTGACTCCGGGAGTGGACCGGCAAGGTCAGGAAGGCTGGCTATATTCAGAGCCTCTTGATGAACCTGTAACTTCAATTCCCCGTGACGGGATGACGGAAGAAGAAACAGGGCTCTTCTGGTATCCACGAAGAGAATGGACGGAAGAAGAGCGGGAAGCTGGTTCTTTCGCAAGGATCTTTGGTACAGAGCAACCGGCCGTGGCCTACGCGTGGACGAAGTTGGATGTCACATTGCCAGGATCATCTCCTGTTGTTTTACAAGGTCAGCATGAAGGTGCTCTTCAGTTGTATGTCGATGATAAGGAAGTATACTCCGCTGACAGAAGTGGGCATTATCGTGTGGAGCTGCCGCGCCGCTATGGATTATCCGATCTGGTCGCACGAGGGGAAACCCAAGCTGGGGAGAAGGGCTGGGGATTTACGCTGGATTCAGCAGAGATTTCCGGATCAGATGGCTGGAGATTGAGCTCTCCGCATCCTGTTGCAGGCAGTCCGGACGTATGGCTGTATACCGGAAGATTTGCACCGGGTTCCGAACCAATACCTACGGATATTGTCGTGACCGATACTGTTTTTGATGATGGCTCGAAAGGTGTATACTGGCATGTAGATCAGCCGGATACAAGCGTTCGTCCTTATCTGGAGAATACACATTACGGAAAATGGAATTACCCACTAGGGGTTACCCTGCTTGGACTTCTGCGGATCGGACAGGAGCTGAATCGTGACGATATAATCCAGTATGTCCGGGATCATATCGAGCTGAGTACTTCGTTTGACCGTTACGGTCTATGGGATCGGGAAACCTATGGTGCAGCGGGAATTAACAACCAGTTGTCAGCGATCGACAGCCTGGACGATTGCGGTTCGTTCGGATCAACGCTGCTGGCAACGATGGAACTCGGGGACATTCGCGGGGGCCGAGATACGGCAGATCGCATTGCCCGTTACATTACCGATGAGCAGGAACGGCTGGAGGACGGAGCATTTTATCGTGTTCGCGGAAGCGGAGAGATGCGTCACGAAACAATGTGGTGCGATGATCTGTACATGAGCACGCCATTCCTGATGCGCTATGGTCAACTAACGGGCAATACGGCGTATTGGGATGATGCAGTCAACCAGTTTCTGTTGTTCCGTCAATATCTCTATATTCCTGAGCAGCAGATCATGTCGCATGTGTATGATTTTGTGCGTGGACGGGCAACAGGCATCCCGTGGGGGCGCGGTAACGGTTGGGTCCTCTTATCCCTGACGGAACTATTAAGCATTCTGCCTCAGGATCATGCAAGGCGTTCGGAACTGCTGGGTTTCTACCGGGATCTGTGTCAGGGGTATCTGGCGCTGCAAGGAGAAAATGGCCTGTGGCATCAGGTGCTGAACCGCTCGGATTCGTATGAGGAAACCTCGTGCACGTCAATGTTCATCTACGCCTATGCCCGCGGAATTCGCGAGGGCTGGCTCGAGGAGCCTGCACCATATCTGGAAGCTGTCCGCAAAGGATGGGAAGGTATGACCAGACTGTCCATCGACCATAAAGGCAATGTATATGGCGTATGCCGCGGATCAGGTTACTCCTTTACTGCACTCTATTATCGGGACGATCTGGGCTGGATCCTGAACGACACTCATGGGATCGGCATAGTACTCCTGGCAGGTATCGAAGCGCATAAAATGAACCAGCAGCTCAGCCAGATGAACGTTACTGAAGAAGAAGATACGATGCAGAAAGCTTGA
- a CDS encoding polysaccharide deacetylase family protein — protein MGQRIQFDRYPGGVMKALTLSYDDGVVHDRRLVELFNRYGLRGTFNLNSGTLGKPGRIEPEEVAELYAGHEVAVHTVTHPTLPYVPDELLNEEIMEDRRALEQLVGYPVRGMAYPNGGYDRSLSTKLAWLGLDYARTVESHGRYTLPERPLEWHPTCHHNNDLAAHAERFIQHSKTGTPLLLYVWGHSYEFNDNDNWEIIEQFGEQIGGRDDIWYATNIEIISYWKAVKRLECSADRSIIHNPSAISVWFTADQQVVEVRAGETLRLTEEIKV, from the coding sequence ATGGGACAGCGTATTCAGTTTGATCGATATCCTGGTGGTGTGATGAAGGCACTGACGCTCAGTTATGACGACGGTGTGGTCCACGACCGCAGGCTGGTGGAGCTTTTTAATCGCTATGGACTACGAGGTACATTCAATCTGAACTCTGGCACGCTCGGGAAACCGGGGCGAATTGAGCCGGAGGAAGTGGCCGAACTGTACGCTGGGCATGAGGTGGCTGTACACACGGTTACTCATCCTACTTTGCCTTATGTACCGGATGAACTGTTGAACGAAGAAATTATGGAAGATCGGCGAGCGCTGGAACAGCTTGTCGGGTATCCGGTGAGGGGAATGGCTTACCCTAATGGAGGGTACGATCGTTCTCTTAGCACCAAACTGGCGTGGCTGGGTCTGGACTATGCCCGAACGGTTGAATCCCACGGCAGATATACGCTGCCTGAGCGTCCGCTTGAATGGCATCCGACCTGTCATCACAATAATGACCTGGCAGCGCATGCCGAGCGTTTTATCCAGCATTCCAAAACAGGTACACCGCTCCTGCTCTATGTTTGGGGACACAGTTATGAATTTAATGATAACGACAATTGGGAGATCATCGAACAGTTTGGCGAGCAGATCGGCGGCAGGGACGATATATGGTATGCGACGAATATAGAGATCATTTCCTATTGGAAAGCGGTCAAACGTCTGGAATGTTCAGCAGACCGATCCATCATCCATAATCCGTCAGCCATATCTGTCTGGTTCACGGCAGATCAGCAGGTGGTTGAGGTGCGTGCAGGGGAGACCTTGCGTTTAACCGAAGAAATCAAGGTATAG